The Raphanus sativus cultivar WK10039 chromosome 6, ASM80110v3, whole genome shotgun sequence sequence TTAAAGGTTTCTCActaatcacttttttttttgagatttgaCAACTTACCTTTGTAAACGAAAGAAAATCATTTGCAACACTTCAGtttcatatataaatcattGGATCCAATGATCCGGTAATTGAACTTATAAACTACCTAATGTTGTCCATTATATAAACgaatttaatagttttaaaatcttaattagCTTATGATTACCATATATGTAACCTTGTTATATGTTCTACAACCGATTTTCTTCATTTCCCTGTCTGAAATGTAATCAAATAACCATTAAAATTGCGTTGAAATctaatttagtatatatatagagaaagagaggagcTATCTGCACCATCTGTTTTTTCTCCCCTCAAATATTATTCTAAAGCTGaaagcttttctttttttcctcttcTCAATTTTATTCTAATCATTACCCATTTGATCCATCTCCATCCTCTGATTTTTTAAGACATTAAGCTTTCCTTCTGATCCctgtctctttctttctctccacCTCTGTTTCCACATATTCCAAGGTAGAAGAAAAAAACGTTTGTAACTTTCTGATCGTCTCATTATTAATCCATTTACCCATAACGACCCGCCTGATTTGGCGCGAACCCATTTGTGTTGGTTGTGGATTCTGGTAAAACTAATGACGACGACAATGGAAGGGGTGATGGAGATAAGTATGGTGGATGACATCATAAGAAGATTGTTAGAAGGCAAAGGAGGCAAACAAGTCCAGCTCTCAGAGATCGAGATCCGTCAACTTTGCGTGAACGCACGACAAATCTTCCTCTCTCAGCCCAATCTCCTCGACCTCCATGCCCCCATCCGCATCTGCGGTACCCTCTATGTCTCATTCTTGTTTATTAATAGATTAttacaaactataaaaaatatttattcacgATCTTGATAACACGATTGCAAGAActcaataataaaaattagttctCTTATTAATCTCGCAATCTCACAAATTTCATAAGTAGTTATTCTACACATAACTCATTAGGTAAAACGCAAACAGATATTTTCCTTAACCATAACACATTAGGATTAGGTAACTTCCATCTCAAGCTACTTGAAGCTTATGCCAACAAATCAATTATCATCAGGTGATATTCATGGACAATACCAAGACCTTCTTCGGCTGTTCGAATACGGAGGCTACCCTCCTTCAGCGCACTACCTCTTCCTCGGAGACTACGTCGACCGAGGCAAGCAAAGCCTCGAAACCATCTGCCTCCTCCTGGCCTACAAAATCCGCTACCCGTCCAAGATCTTTCTCCTGAGAGGCAACCACGAGGACGCCAAGATCAACAGGATCTACGGCTTCTACGACGAGTGCAAAAGGAGGTTCAACGTCAGGCTGTGGAAGATATTCACCGACTGCTTCAACTGCTTGCCTGTATCTGCTCTCATCGACGACAAGATCTTGTGCATGCACGGAGGGTTGTCTCCCGAGCTGGAGAATCTGGATCAGATTAGGGAGATCGAGAGGCCTACTGAGATTCCGGACAATGGTCTTctttgtgatttgctttggtCTGATCCTGATCAGAAGAGTGAAGGATGGTCTGATAGCGACAGAGGTATCTCATGCACGTTTGGAGCTGATGTAGTCGCTGAGTTCTTGGATAAGAATGATCTTGACCTCATTTGCCGTGGCCATCAGGTAAACAGATCACTTTCCACAGTTAGTTTGAGATTCTTTTATTAGAGCCTATTTGACATGTGAGGCACGTGTGTTGTGTAGGTAGTGGAAGATGGGTATGAGTTTTTTGCACAAAGGAGATTAGTGACTATATTCTCAGCTCCGAACTATGGTGGAGAGTTTGACAATGCAGGTGCATTATTGAGTGTAGACCAATCTCTTGTTTGCTCTTTTGAGATTCTGAAA is a genomic window containing:
- the LOC108805956 gene encoding serine/threonine-protein phosphatase PP1 isozyme 9-like → MTTTMEGVMEISMVDDIIRRLLEGKGGKQVQLSEIEIRQLCVNARQIFLSQPNLLDLHAPIRICGDIHGQYQDLLRLFEYGGYPPSAHYLFLGDYVDRGKQSLETICLLLAYKIRYPSKIFLLRGNHEDAKINRIYGFYDECKRRFNVRLWKIFTDCFNCLPVSALIDDKILCMHGGLSPELENLDQIREIERPTEIPDNGLLCDLLWSDPDQKSEGWSDSDRGISCTFGADVVAEFLDKNDLDLICRGHQVVEDGYEFFAQRRLVTIFSAPNYGGEFDNAGALLSVDQSLVCSFEILKPAPSSSGIPLKKVPKMGKS